The following proteins come from a genomic window of Limosilactobacillus reuteri:
- a CDS encoding TerC family protein, translating to MSLLEKLYGPFFDPHNWATVVTSGQDWLIIFSLVMIECLLSVDNAVVLAAQTRVLPTLKEQEESLFYGIWGSYIFRFLIIGIGVYLINFWEIKVIGAAYLIYLVYRYFHNKFFGKRAMRKTREGKTRLTGRKLFWTVVLQIEFMDIIFSIDSVLASLAVSNNPVIVLIGGLIGIACMRGIAEVIMKLMRKVPELEPMAYILIFVIAIKLFLMIPAIDIEIPSGIFGSFILLVFAVTIIIHFIRRSQKKKVE from the coding sequence TTGTCACTTTTAGAGAAGTTGTATGGACCATTTTTTGATCCACATAACTGGGCAACAGTCGTTACATCAGGACAGGATTGGTTAATCATCTTTTCGTTGGTTATGATTGAATGTTTACTGTCAGTTGATAATGCTGTTGTGTTAGCGGCTCAGACACGTGTATTACCAACGTTAAAAGAACAAGAAGAATCACTTTTCTATGGCATTTGGGGTTCTTACATTTTTCGGTTCTTAATTATTGGAATCGGAGTATATCTCATTAACTTTTGGGAAATCAAAGTTATCGGAGCTGCTTACTTAATTTACCTTGTCTATCGTTACTTTCATAATAAGTTCTTTGGTAAGCGAGCAATGCGAAAGACCCGTGAAGGTAAAACGCGTTTAACTGGACGAAAGCTTTTTTGGACAGTTGTTTTACAGATCGAATTTATGGATATTATTTTCTCCATTGATTCTGTTTTGGCATCATTAGCTGTCTCCAATAATCCGGTTATTGTCTTAATCGGTGGTCTGATTGGGATTGCATGTATGCGAGGAATTGCTGAAGTTATTATGAAACTGATGCGCAAAGTTCCTGAGTTAGAACCGATGGCATATATCTTAATCTTTGTGATTGCTATTAAGCTCTTCTTAATGATTCCTGCGATTGACATCGAGATTCCATCGGGGATTTTCGGTAGTTTTATCTTGCTTGTTTTTGCGGTAACGATTATTATTCACTTTATACGTAGATCACAGAAAAAGAAGGTAGAATAA
- a CDS encoding ISLre2-like element ISLre2 family transposase, giving the protein MDILTEIEQNLVKSGSLFEAEQIILKGVLELGQVIMQNFLESLDRSLKSQAPANYQVINKQPRTLNFIFGPVTFQRRYYQAGTKKREFYLDQQLKIKPRRRLSPHYLMMMAKIAQTTTMRNTADILNLVFDSGITADSVMHAVHELGNQVAKQTQAKEHQATPRHMPKNLTIEGDAFMIKGKKEAGQLTLVHHYRVYERVANQIINRHDFLSVGHQGRLEARLSDYLDRHYKLAGQTIFLASDAGPGYEPAKLLSLVPQGAHGEYFLDRYHCLQKIEHTLGRHNELAMRAIKAVRHHDQAELTIILDTYESQNLTEKQADDLMRLRKYLQRNWRYILSPQMRGFKDIHLIGSVESSHRAFTYRMKKQGKSWTKQGAKAMIGLIEARMNGELQASLNTILEQLTVLPRVAQTSLLQEMHIRTGEFLRKAPTKPSIGAVQGIIPINTVTSRPMGQLFKALTH; this is encoded by the coding sequence ATGGATATTTTAACAGAAATCGAGCAGAATTTGGTGAAATCAGGCAGTTTATTTGAAGCTGAACAGATTATTTTAAAAGGTGTATTGGAGTTAGGACAAGTAATCATGCAAAACTTTTTGGAAAGCTTAGATCGAAGCTTAAAGTCCCAAGCTCCAGCGAACTATCAAGTAATCAATAAACAGCCACGGACGCTTAATTTTATCTTTGGCCCGGTGACTTTTCAACGACGGTATTATCAGGCAGGGACAAAGAAACGTGAATTTTACTTAGACCAACAATTAAAAATTAAACCACGTCGTCGTTTATCGCCACACTACTTAATGATGATGGCTAAGATTGCCCAAACAACTACAATGCGCAATACTGCCGACATTTTGAACCTTGTATTTGACAGCGGAATTACTGCCGATTCGGTAATGCACGCCGTGCATGAGTTAGGAAATCAGGTAGCTAAACAAACTCAAGCAAAAGAACACCAAGCTACTCCTCGCCATATGCCTAAAAATTTAACTATTGAGGGTGATGCCTTTATGATTAAAGGTAAAAAAGAAGCAGGTCAGCTGACTCTTGTGCACCATTATCGGGTTTATGAGCGAGTAGCTAATCAAATCATTAATCGGCATGACTTTCTCAGTGTTGGGCACCAAGGACGGCTTGAAGCACGACTAAGTGATTATTTAGACCGCCATTATAAGCTTGCCGGTCAAACGATCTTTTTGGCCAGTGACGCTGGCCCAGGTTACGAACCAGCTAAGCTATTAAGTCTAGTTCCTCAAGGTGCACATGGTGAATACTTTCTCGACCGCTATCATTGTTTACAGAAAATTGAACATACTTTAGGCCGGCACAACGAATTAGCCATGCGAGCAATTAAAGCCGTTCGTCATCATGATCAAGCAGAGCTAACAATAATTTTAGATACTTATGAATCACAAAACCTAACGGAAAAACAAGCAGACGACCTAATGCGTTTAAGAAAGTATCTACAGCGAAATTGGCGGTATATCCTCTCACCACAAATGCGTGGATTTAAGGATATTCATTTAATTGGTTCAGTCGAAAGTTCTCACCGGGCTTTTACTTACCGGATGAAGAAACAGGGCAAGTCATGGACTAAGCAGGGGGCTAAAGCCATGATTGGTTTAATTGAAGCCCGAATGAATGGTGAACTGCAAGCTAGTTTAAATACAATCCTAGAACAATTAACAGTTCTTCCTCGAGTGGCTCAAACCAGCCTATTACAGGAAATGCATATTCGAACTGGAGAGTTTCTAAGAAAGGCACCGACAAAGCCGTCAATTGGAGCAGTACAAGGAATAATTCCGATTAACACGGTCACAAGTAGACCAATGGGACAACTTTTTAAGGCACTAACCCACTAA
- a CDS encoding ISL3 family transposase → MTNDINFLTGIKDPYLKPAKPFLTEDKRLKVIHLIQSYPMHCPLCGQLMRRNGFRKKPVTIKILPIAGKTTVLKIKKQQYLCPPSASCPQRITRVAQVQGVKFACRIANNVKYHIIQELSDNESTRTIASHHHVSVNTVERQLMGLEATFKPNRHWLPVTIAFDDFASGKFAQSKMNMILMNPQNHRTIDIIQSRNLHFMRSYFLSHYSKKARWSVKLVVVDLFEPYRNLIHDLFPKAIIIADHFHVVVQVYRALQSARLKVMKESGSNTHEYRALKHYRKLLMAKEGQLDYLHYYPRRNFRYAWLSNQEVVKRLINFSSELRAAYEYYQDLITAINQRSQSLLNQLIKQHNLPVTMRRVKRTLTKHRQEIIASFYTQLTNGPIEGTNNKIKVIKRTAYGYRNFFHFRIRILISLKTSNLMSRELSKKRTRPIANVA, encoded by the coding sequence ATGACTAATGATATCAACTTTTTAACAGGAATCAAGGATCCTTACCTAAAACCCGCCAAACCTTTTCTAACTGAAGATAAAAGACTAAAGGTTATTCACTTAATTCAATCTTATCCTATGCACTGTCCCCTTTGCGGCCAGTTGATGCGGCGAAACGGTTTCCGCAAAAAGCCAGTAACGATCAAAATCCTGCCAATTGCCGGAAAGACAACTGTACTAAAAATCAAGAAACAACAGTACCTTTGCCCACCATCGGCCAGCTGTCCCCAACGCATTACCCGGGTTGCCCAAGTCCAGGGAGTTAAGTTTGCTTGTCGAATTGCGAATAACGTTAAATACCACATTATCCAGGAACTCAGTGATAATGAATCCACGCGGACCATTGCCAGCCATCACCACGTTTCCGTTAACACCGTTGAACGTCAGCTTATGGGATTAGAAGCTACTTTTAAGCCTAATCGTCACTGGCTACCGGTAACGATTGCTTTTGATGATTTTGCGTCTGGTAAATTTGCCCAAAGTAAGATGAACATGATTTTAATGAATCCGCAGAATCATCGTACGATCGATATTATCCAGTCTCGTAATTTGCACTTTATGCGGAGTTATTTTCTTTCTCACTACTCTAAAAAGGCTCGCTGGTCGGTTAAGCTGGTCGTGGTCGATCTATTTGAGCCTTATCGTAACCTTATCCATGATTTATTCCCCAAGGCAATTATCATAGCTGACCATTTTCACGTCGTTGTCCAGGTTTACCGGGCACTCCAAAGTGCCCGGCTAAAGGTAATGAAAGAATCCGGGTCCAATACTCATGAATACCGCGCTTTGAAACATTACCGAAAGTTACTAATGGCTAAGGAAGGCCAACTGGATTACCTGCACTACTATCCGCGACGTAACTTTCGCTATGCCTGGTTATCTAACCAGGAGGTTGTAAAACGGCTGATTAACTTCTCATCAGAACTACGAGCCGCTTACGAATACTATCAAGATCTAATAACCGCAATTAATCAACGTAGTCAATCATTACTAAACCAGTTAATCAAACAACATAACTTACCGGTTACAATGAGACGGGTTAAACGAACCCTCACTAAACATCGTCAAGAGATTATTGCCAGTTTCTACACGCAACTAACTAACGGACCAATCGAAGGCACTAATAATAAAATCAAAGTAATCAAGCGAACGGCCTATGGCTACCGTAACTTCTTTCATTTCCGTATCAGAATTCTTATTTCGTTGAAGACCTCTAATCTGATGAGTCGTGAATTATCAAAAAAGAGAACTAGACCAATAGCCAATGTGGCTTAG
- the trxA gene encoding thioredoxin, which translates to MAIDATAETFDKDVQGSMTVVDFWAPWCGPCKMMEPAMQKLEKQYGDKIKFVRMNVDGNQEIAQRYKVMSVPSLVLFKDGQAKEKVTGYYPEIKLAHYFERKITE; encoded by the coding sequence ATGGCAATTGATGCAACAGCTGAGACCTTTGATAAGGATGTTCAAGGCTCGATGACGGTTGTTGATTTTTGGGCACCATGGTGTGGTCCATGTAAAATGATGGAACCAGCTATGCAGAAGCTTGAAAAACAATACGGCGATAAAATCAAGTTTGTGCGGATGAATGTTGATGGAAATCAAGAAATTGCACAACGGTATAAAGTAATGAGTGTCCCAAGTCTGGTCCTTTTTAAAGACGGACAGGCGAAAGAAAAGGTAACTGGATATTATCCAGAGATTAAACTAGCTCATTATTTTGAACGAAAAATAACTGAATAA
- a CDS encoding KxYKxGKxW signal peptide domain-containing protein, with product MEEKKHYKLYKSGKLWMIAMISAAVLGSAGIVHADVTSQSSATIPTDTSEVRLGKNS from the coding sequence ATGGAAGAAAAGAAGCACTATAAGCTTTACAAATCAGGGAAGCTTTGGATGATAGCGATGATTTCTGCTGCCGTATTGGGATCTGCTGGGATTGTACATGCGGATGTCACCAGTCAGAGTAGTGCAACGATACCAACCGATACAAGTGAAGTGAGGCTGGGAAAAAACTCCTAG
- a CDS encoding RluA family pseudouridine synthase — MKYRWQINEKLTDDQETKPLRKLLHDQWLLPSRLIHYLRIRRTVLVNGKYRSMNELVEKNDNIQLLFCGDEIRTPTANDYIPSSQSHLEVLYENRDLLVVNKPRGQKTHPNYHGETGTLMNDVAGYLAHSQNNAYMVHRIDLQTSGAVIIAKNPIVVPILNRLISDGQIHRQYLAVVEGKMAQSGKFDWAIGRNPVNPHLHQVNGQNAQPALTYYDTLASNCEHSLVKLRLVTGRTHQLRVHLAHSGHPIVGDPLYNSLSTEGMLLHGVSQKLILPFVMKSLNIGAPLPSYFENYLVKYNLAKKQI, encoded by the coding sequence ATGAAGTATCGGTGGCAAATTAATGAAAAATTAACTGATGACCAGGAGACAAAACCATTACGCAAGTTGCTGCATGATCAATGGCTGCTTCCTAGTCGGTTAATTCACTATTTAAGAATTAGGCGGACAGTGCTTGTTAATGGTAAATATCGGTCAATGAATGAACTGGTGGAAAAAAACGATAATATTCAGTTACTATTTTGTGGTGATGAAATTCGGACCCCCACCGCAAATGATTATATTCCGTCTTCGCAATCACATTTAGAGGTCCTCTATGAGAATCGCGATTTGTTAGTAGTAAATAAACCGCGGGGACAAAAAACTCACCCTAATTACCATGGTGAAACAGGAACGTTAATGAACGATGTTGCAGGCTATTTAGCGCATAGTCAAAACAATGCTTATATGGTTCATCGGATAGACTTACAAACGAGTGGAGCAGTAATTATTGCTAAGAATCCAATTGTTGTCCCAATCCTTAACCGATTAATTAGTGATGGACAAATTCACCGACAATATTTGGCGGTAGTGGAGGGTAAGATGGCTCAGAGTGGAAAGTTCGATTGGGCAATTGGGCGTAATCCAGTGAATCCCCATCTTCATCAAGTAAACGGACAAAACGCGCAGCCGGCCTTGACCTATTATGATACACTGGCAAGTAATTGTGAACATTCCTTGGTGAAACTTCGCTTAGTAACTGGCCGTACACACCAACTTAGGGTTCATTTGGCGCATAGTGGTCATCCGATTGTTGGCGATCCACTTTATAATTCCTTATCAACAGAGGGGATGCTGCTTCATGGTGTGTCGCAAAAACTCATATTACCTTTCGTAATGAAATCTTTAAATATTGGTGCGCCATTACCGTCGTATTTTGAAAATTATTTGGTAAAATATAACTTAGCTAAAAAGCAAATTTAA
- a CDS encoding KUP/HAK/KT family potassium transporter, giving the protein MNKQLERVSFAGALVTLGIVYGDIGTSPLYVMNALIGDAGKMGNISPNYVIGSISLIFWTLMIITTLKYVVIAMQADNKREGGIFALYALVRKNSKWLIWPALIGGAAILADGTLTPAVTVTSAIEGLKKQHLGPVVFSNSQHNVLIITTVVLLVLFMIQRFGTGVIGKSFGPVMILWFGFLAVFGIVNLINYPMILKAISPYYAIRILFSPVNKVGIFILGSIFLATTGAEALYSDMGHVGKQNIYVTWPLVYSTLFLNYLGQGAWIIRHAGDTAYRNLSNLNPFYEMLPETWRLVGILLATLAAIIASQALITGSYTLVDEAIGLKFLPRLVIRHPSNIKNQIYIATVNWMLCIITISVVWFFGSSQKMEAAYGLAITITMLMTTVLLHEFLKEHLAKGTALIIALFFGFIELIFLISSLVKFIHGGYVTLTIMLGILYIMWLWYFGNKRREHYEKESEYVSLLDYRDQLSKLSADNTVPLFTTNLVYMTKVKGDYQIKRSTMYSILDRQPKRAKVYWFVTVNETNTPYESNYTVDLLETHNVVNVQFYLGFRKSQSVSVYLHQVVNQLVEQGILEPQIPKYSTERQRKVGDFKFVIIKEQPADLIVNDKLSSLDRRLIRGRIYLQNITASPISWYGLEFSNVIEESSPLFITQDQDQYLIQKKIYHRGRLSKTEK; this is encoded by the coding sequence ATGAATAAGCAACTAGAACGTGTTTCTTTTGCGGGGGCACTTGTTACTTTAGGAATTGTGTACGGTGATATTGGCACTTCACCATTGTATGTTATGAATGCATTGATTGGTGACGCCGGTAAAATGGGAAATATTTCTCCCAATTACGTGATTGGATCGATCTCTTTGATTTTTTGGACATTAATGATCATTACAACGTTGAAGTATGTTGTCATTGCAATGCAAGCCGATAATAAGCGTGAAGGCGGAATTTTTGCTTTATATGCATTGGTTCGAAAAAATTCAAAATGGTTAATTTGGCCAGCCTTGATTGGTGGGGCGGCCATTTTGGCCGATGGAACATTAACTCCTGCAGTAACTGTGACTTCAGCCATTGAGGGATTAAAAAAACAACACCTTGGCCCTGTGGTGTTTAGTAATTCTCAACATAACGTCTTGATTATCACAACAGTTGTTCTACTCGTATTATTTATGATTCAACGTTTTGGAACAGGTGTGATTGGGAAATCCTTTGGACCAGTGATGATTTTATGGTTTGGCTTTTTGGCTGTCTTTGGAATCGTTAATCTAATCAATTATCCAATGATATTGAAGGCTATTTCTCCTTATTATGCAATTAGGATACTATTCAGTCCAGTTAACAAAGTGGGAATCTTTATACTTGGAAGCATCTTTTTGGCAACCACAGGAGCAGAGGCTTTATATTCCGATATGGGTCACGTTGGCAAGCAGAATATTTATGTAACATGGCCACTAGTATATAGTACCCTATTTTTAAATTACTTAGGTCAGGGTGCTTGGATAATTAGACATGCAGGTGATACTGCTTACAGGAACTTATCGAACTTAAATCCCTTTTATGAAATGCTCCCCGAAACTTGGCGCCTAGTTGGCATTTTGCTAGCCACACTCGCTGCAATTATTGCCTCTCAAGCGTTGATTACGGGTTCTTACACTTTAGTCGATGAAGCAATTGGCTTAAAATTTTTACCTAGACTGGTTATTAGACATCCAAGTAATATAAAAAATCAAATTTATATTGCAACTGTTAACTGGATGCTATGTATAATAACAATTAGTGTAGTCTGGTTCTTTGGTAGTTCACAAAAAATGGAAGCCGCGTATGGTTTAGCGATCACTATTACCATGCTTATGACTACTGTGCTTTTGCATGAATTCTTAAAGGAACACCTGGCTAAGGGAACAGCACTTATAATTGCCTTGTTTTTTGGTTTTATTGAGTTAATCTTTCTAATTTCAAGTTTGGTTAAGTTTATTCATGGCGGTTACGTTACGTTAACAATTATGTTGGGCATTCTTTATATTATGTGGCTTTGGTACTTTGGAAATAAACGAAGAGAACATTATGAGAAAGAAAGCGAGTATGTTTCACTTCTTGACTATCGTGATCAACTCTCTAAATTAAGCGCAGACAATACAGTACCTTTGTTCACGACTAACTTAGTGTATATGACTAAAGTTAAGGGTGATTACCAAATTAAACGTAGTACCATGTATTCTATTCTCGACAGACAACCTAAAAGAGCTAAAGTTTATTGGTTTGTTACAGTCAATGAAACCAATACACCTTATGAAAGCAATTATACAGTTGATTTACTTGAGACGCATAATGTTGTTAACGTTCAATTTTACTTAGGGTTTAGGAAATCTCAATCCGTTAGTGTCTATTTACATCAAGTTGTAAATCAACTAGTGGAACAAGGTATTTTAGAACCACAAATACCCAAGTATTCAACAGAGCGACAACGGAAAGTCGGCGACTTTAAGTTTGTTATTATAAAGGAACAACCAGCAGATTTAATTGTCAATGATAAGTTAAGCTCGTTAGATAGAAGATTGATTCGTGGGCGCATCTATTTGCAGAATATTACGGCCTCACCTATTTCATGGTATGGTTTGGAGTTTAGCAATGTCATAGAAGAAAGTTCTCCGTTATTTATTACTCAAGATCAGGATCAATACTTAATCCAAAAGAAAATTTATCATCGAGGCAGATTAAGTAAGACTGAAAAATGA
- a CDS encoding IS1182 family transposase: protein MYQNYTIGQTEFALNYNYDLPQNHIARLISDFVDLIPQNVLLEDSGAATGRPSSHPAIMLKILLFAYARQTYSVRKIEMMLDENLPMRWLAHDYTYSYHTINNFRRSQHASKLIKHAFVYFTMALKDHGLIQNDAVFIDGTKVEADANKYSFTWRRAVEKHHAKLREKTSKLYEELVEKQVVQEMAPELVTSAEGMEVMEQELAEKITKLNGKIRQEPKIIKGVSVRKRRRRFLKKLRHQLSNDLIPRAKKYERAENIFQGRNSYSKTDHDATFMCMKEDPMMNRELKPGYNLQIATHKQFVLDYGLFSNPTDTRTLVPFLTQFHALDFFEHIVADAGYGSEYNYTMILDRFEKQPVIPYTTYQKEQKRKFKNDPTRSQNWEYNANDDYYIDHQGVRFSFYRYSKSTDKYGFKRDFKIYRADKHQLSVKLDELAKTPGGRQRYMQVNPTWNYYKAKVKDTLSSDEGKAIYRRRKFDVEPVFGHMKRDFGIRRTHLRGQRAVENDIGLALMALNLTKFGQSISQLKTNFITNLKSELRFLDRSKIIVRILLLENQELIVNSQPLFKETNIKSI, encoded by the coding sequence ATGTATCAAAATTATACCATAGGGCAAACCGAATTCGCACTAAACTATAACTATGATTTACCACAGAATCATATTGCGCGGCTAATTAGTGATTTTGTCGACTTGATTCCACAAAATGTGCTATTAGAAGATTCAGGAGCGGCTACCGGCCGCCCTTCATCGCATCCAGCAATTATGCTTAAGATTCTCTTGTTTGCCTACGCACGTCAAACTTATTCTGTAAGAAAGATTGAAATGATGTTGGATGAGAACCTGCCAATGCGTTGGTTAGCTCATGATTATACTTATAGCTACCATACCATCAATAACTTTCGACGCAGTCAGCACGCTAGTAAGCTAATTAAACATGCCTTTGTTTACTTTACCATGGCTTTGAAAGATCACGGACTAATTCAAAATGATGCAGTTTTTATCGATGGGACCAAGGTAGAAGCCGATGCCAATAAATATTCATTTACTTGGCGACGGGCAGTTGAAAAGCATCACGCCAAGTTAAGAGAAAAGACAAGTAAGCTTTATGAGGAACTAGTAGAAAAGCAAGTGGTGCAAGAAATGGCACCGGAGTTGGTTACTTCCGCCGAAGGCATGGAAGTAATGGAACAAGAACTGGCGGAGAAAATCACTAAGCTAAATGGAAAGATTAGGCAAGAACCAAAAATCATCAAAGGCGTTTCAGTGAGAAAACGGCGCCGTCGTTTTCTAAAAAAGCTTCGTCACCAATTAAGCAACGACCTAATTCCGCGTGCCAAAAAGTATGAACGTGCTGAAAATATCTTCCAAGGTCGTAATAGCTATTCCAAAACTGACCACGATGCGACCTTCATGTGTATGAAGGAAGATCCGATGATGAATCGGGAGTTGAAGCCCGGCTATAACCTGCAAATCGCTACCCATAAGCAATTTGTCCTTGATTACGGGCTGTTTTCAAATCCAACTGACACCAGGACCTTAGTGCCATTCCTTACCCAGTTTCATGCTTTAGATTTCTTTGAACATATCGTCGCCGATGCAGGCTATGGTAGTGAGTACAATTACACAATGATTCTTGATCGGTTTGAAAAGCAGCCGGTTATCCCATACACAACCTATCAAAAGGAACAGAAACGTAAGTTTAAAAATGATCCAACTAGGTCACAGAATTGGGAATATAACGCTAATGACGACTACTACATTGATCATCAAGGAGTTCGTTTTAGTTTTTATCGCTACAGTAAATCCACTGATAAGTATGGCTTTAAGCGTGACTTTAAAATCTATCGTGCTGATAAACATCAACTATCAGTTAAATTAGATGAGCTAGCGAAGACACCAGGTGGTCGGCAACGCTATATGCAGGTTAACCCAACGTGGAATTATTATAAAGCTAAAGTTAAAGATACCCTCTCAAGTGACGAAGGCAAGGCAATTTATCGTCGACGGAAGTTCGACGTTGAACCAGTCTTTGGTCACATGAAGAGGGATTTTGGCATACGCCGAACTCACCTCCGTGGCCAACGGGCTGTGGAAAATGATATCGGGCTAGCCCTGATGGCATTAAATCTAACGAAATTTGGCCAATCAATTAGTCAATTGAAGACTAATTTCATAACTAATTTAAAATCCGAACTACGATTTTTGGATCGATCAAAAATCATAGTCCGGATTTTATTGTTAGAGAACCAAGAATTAATAGTTAATTCCCAGCCTCTTTTCAAAGAAACAAATATAAAATCAATTTGA
- a CDS encoding magnesium transporter CorA family protein, with translation MLTTEQINDHSKWISIFEPLPHERLDLIEKYEVTQELLDYAIDPYEKARVEIDPDAGVTLLIFDVYVPTHAVTAPQTAPIGIMLTANNIITFTNAKTNFVNGIIANQLQLLKKHGENDDKLNLVFPVLYRLSTNYFGPLRRADQQRQEIQQNLQRRRGRQAIAQFMEIETGLVYILTSLKGNVSLLEEFKRRFVNHITTKQYNDLDDVIVEAQQGLEMAQMTSDVSARVSNAYSKVLDSDLNQTMKYLTIYSIVLSIPTIVSGFYGENVKLPLANGTYSWVFTIFITIVLMLACVIFLINRHWWK, from the coding sequence ATGTTAACAACAGAACAAATTAATGATCATAGTAAATGGATAAGTATATTCGAACCTCTCCCCCATGAACGATTAGATTTAATTGAAAAATACGAGGTTACTCAAGAATTACTTGATTACGCAATTGACCCCTACGAAAAAGCCCGGGTTGAAATTGATCCAGATGCAGGAGTTACATTATTAATTTTCGATGTCTATGTGCCAACTCATGCTGTAACAGCTCCACAGACTGCACCAATTGGCATCATGCTAACCGCTAATAATATTATTACTTTTACAAATGCAAAAACGAATTTTGTAAATGGAATCATTGCCAATCAGCTACAGTTATTAAAGAAGCATGGTGAAAATGATGACAAATTAAACTTAGTCTTCCCAGTTCTTTATCGGCTTTCAACTAACTATTTTGGCCCCCTTCGTCGTGCAGACCAGCAGCGACAAGAAATTCAACAAAATCTTCAACGGCGAAGGGGCCGCCAAGCTATTGCTCAATTTATGGAGATTGAAACTGGATTAGTTTACATTCTTACCTCGCTCAAAGGGAATGTGTCTCTACTTGAAGAATTTAAACGCCGCTTTGTCAATCACATTACCACTAAACAATATAATGATCTCGATGATGTAATTGTCGAAGCCCAGCAAGGTCTAGAGATGGCACAGATGACTTCAGATGTTTCTGCCCGTGTCTCTAATGCCTATAGTAAGGTTCTTGACAGTGACCTAAATCAAACGATGAAATATCTAACCATTTATTCAATTGTTCTCTCAATTCCAACAATTGTATCTGGCTTTTACGGCGAAAACGTCAAATTACCCCTCGCAAACGGGACCTATTCATGGGTTTTTACAATCTTCATTACTATTGTCTTAATGTTGGCATGTGTTATCTTTCTTATTAATCGTCATTGGTGGAAATGA
- a CDS encoding IS30 family transposase — translation MTYTHLTTNELTIIAHSFVQKLKAYRVAQMINRCAETVYRVYRYLETGASIADYQDHYMRNKQRCGRKRTQLSLAELTYINDKIAQGWTPDTIIGRAERPISCNRRTLYRMFERGQFGFDVRSLPMRGKRHPNGYVERRGKAGQLGRSIHERAKDFPHYATEFGHLEADTVQGKKHQGAVMTLTERQSKVEIILNVHEKTADAINQHLSQWLRKFPRYFFKSITFDNGKEFAGWREIANQFDLHTYFAEVGAPNQRGLNENNNGLLRRDGLTKQLDFRNLPDELVTQLMSKRNNLPRKSLGYRTPYEVFMSYVTDEQLFSF, via the coding sequence ATGACTTACACCCATCTTACCACAAACGAGCTGACAATCATCGCCCATTCTTTCGTGCAAAAGCTTAAAGCGTACCGAGTGGCCCAAATGATCAACCGTTGCGCCGAAACCGTTTATCGCGTTTATCGTTACCTGGAAACCGGTGCCTCAATTGCTGATTATCAAGATCACTATATGCGCAATAAGCAACGTTGTGGCCGAAAACGTACTCAGTTGTCACTGGCTGAACTCACTTATATCAACGACAAAATTGCCCAGGGGTGGACGCCTGATACCATTATTGGGCGCGCTGAGCGCCCAATTAGTTGTAACCGGCGAACTCTTTACCGGATGTTTGAACGTGGCCAGTTCGGCTTCGATGTCCGTTCCTTGCCGATGCGAGGTAAGCGGCACCCGAATGGCTATGTCGAGCGCCGCGGGAAGGCTGGCCAATTGGGGCGAAGTATTCACGAGCGTGCCAAGGACTTTCCGCACTATGCCACTGAATTTGGGCACCTTGAAGCTGATACCGTCCAAGGCAAAAAGCACCAAGGGGCGGTAATGACCCTGACCGAACGCCAATCGAAGGTCGAAATTATACTCAATGTGCACGAAAAGACGGCTGATGCGATTAACCAACACTTAAGTCAGTGGCTTCGGAAATTCCCGCGGTACTTCTTCAAATCGATTACCTTTGACAACGGAAAAGAATTCGCCGGCTGGCGCGAGATTGCCAATCAATTTGACCTTCACACTTACTTTGCCGAGGTTGGTGCTCCCAATCAACGAGGGCTGAACGAAAACAACAACGGTCTTTTACGCCGGGATGGCTTAACGAAACAGCTAGATTTCCGCAATCTTCCTGATGAATTGGTAACCCAACTGATGAGTAAGCGAAATAACCTGCCCCGTAAATCACTAGGCTATCGAACTCCATATGAAGTATTCATGTCTTACGTCACTGATGAGCAACTATTTTCTTTCTAA